Genomic window (Plasmodium gaboni strain SY75 chromosome Unknown, whole genome shotgun sequence):
CAACATTTATCTGTTCCATTTATTTCAGTTTTGCATGTTTGGTTCAAATAATCAATAGCTGTACGTTGATTGATTGCATGATAGTCCGTTCCGTCGGGGGATTGATCACTACTTTTTCCcatttgtaatattttcGCATAATAGTTTTTCATACCATCCcattcttttttttttgaagtGATCCaatcattatattttgcACAAGCAGTTTTACAATTCTTAT
Coding sequences:
- a CDS encoding putative EMP1-like protein, with the translated sequence RTFYLFATPQFVRWIEEWTQQFCEEYNENMSELQSKCGNISSGNKNDCNENSNKNCKTACAKYNDWITSKKKEWDGMKNYYAKILQMGKSSDQSPDGTDYHAINQRTAIDYLNQTCKTEINGTDKC